One genomic segment of Kordiimonas sp. SCSIO 12603 includes these proteins:
- a CDS encoding helix-turn-helix domain-containing protein: MQINAALIKENRNAKSWTQQHLAEACDLSLRTVQRVERLGVASPETVLSLCAVLEIPQKQIIVEDTASKAGLNIDPLLLVVVAFAFGMGLAIGIVL; encoded by the coding sequence GTGCAAATTAATGCTGCTTTAATAAAAGAGAATCGCAACGCCAAGAGCTGGACCCAGCAGCATTTGGCGGAAGCATGTGATTTAAGTTTGCGTACTGTTCAGCGGGTTGAACGTTTGGGAGTTGCGTCACCAGAGACTGTCCTCAGTCTCTGTGCTGTACTGGAAATCCCGCAAAAACAAATCATTGTGGAAGATACAGCGTCAAAGGCAGGCTTAAATATTGATCCGTTGTTGCTCGTAGTTGTCGCCTTTGCTTTTGGTATGGGGCTGGCAATTGGGATTGTACTTTAA
- a CDS encoding iron-sulfur cluster assembly accessory protein, producing MKSAVTITDKAAEHIKALLAKKPEAKGLLLGTETHGCSGLGYTVDYVLDDAGDFEVVEDKGVKVFVDRKALLFILGTEMDWEDSMFSTGFKFSNPNEKGRCGCGESFHV from the coding sequence ATGAAATCAGCAGTAACCATTACAGATAAAGCCGCCGAGCATATCAAAGCACTTCTTGCGAAAAAGCCAGAGGCCAAAGGCTTGCTTCTTGGTACCGAAACACACGGTTGTTCAGGGCTTGGTTACACCGTTGATTATGTGCTGGATGATGCAGGTGATTTCGAGGTGGTGGAAGACAAAGGCGTGAAAGTGTTTGTTGACCGTAAAGCCCTTCTTTTCATTCTCGGTACAGAAATGGACTGGGAAGACAGCATGTTTTCAACTGGCTTTAAGTTTTCCAATCCTAATGAAAAAGGCCGATGTGGTTGCGGGGAAAGTTTCCACGTTTAA
- a CDS encoding rhodanese-related sulfurtransferase encodes MSNYLVAALYKFVRLPHYKDIQEPLKQVCDDNDVKGTLLLAEEGINGTVAGPEAGVRALLAYLHSIPEFTDLVHKESWAEDAPFLRMKVRLKKEIVTMGVPGTDPNDIVGTYVKPKDWNALISDPDVVLVDTRNDYEYEIGTFKGAVDPETETFREFPQWEKDNEEMLRSKKKVAMFCTGGIRCEKSTAYMKAQGYEEVYHLEGGILKYLEEVPAEESMWEGQCFVFDSRISVGHGLEEGEYDQCYGCRWPITEEEKKSPKYEKGVSCPRCFDSLSDEKKAASKERQKQIELAKKRNEEHLAVDMEHVRTEAQAKKAAQKEADRERAEAGEG; translated from the coding sequence ATGTCTAACTATTTGGTTGCAGCGCTCTATAAATTTGTGCGTCTCCCACACTATAAAGACATTCAGGAACCTTTGAAGCAGGTTTGCGACGATAACGATGTGAAGGGTACACTCCTCCTTGCGGAAGAAGGTATTAACGGCACAGTAGCTGGCCCTGAAGCTGGCGTTCGCGCGCTTCTCGCTTACCTTCACAGTATCCCTGAGTTCACAGATCTTGTGCACAAAGAGAGCTGGGCAGAGGATGCACCGTTCCTCCGTATGAAGGTTCGCCTAAAGAAAGAAATCGTAACCATGGGTGTGCCGGGTACTGACCCGAACGATATCGTTGGTACTTACGTAAAACCGAAAGACTGGAACGCGCTTATCAGTGATCCTGATGTAGTGCTTGTGGATACCCGCAACGATTACGAATATGAAATCGGTACTTTTAAAGGTGCGGTTGACCCGGAGACAGAAACTTTCCGTGAATTCCCGCAGTGGGAAAAAGACAATGAAGAAATGCTGCGTTCAAAAAAGAAAGTGGCAATGTTCTGTACGGGTGGTATCCGCTGCGAAAAATCCACAGCCTATATGAAAGCACAAGGATATGAGGAAGTGTATCACCTTGAAGGTGGTATCTTGAAATATCTTGAAGAGGTACCTGCGGAAGAAAGCATGTGGGAAGGCCAGTGCTTTGTTTTTGATAGCCGTATTTCTGTAGGCCACGGCCTTGAAGAAGGCGAGTATGACCAGTGTTATGGTTGCCGCTGGCCTATCACGGAAGAAGAGAAAAAATCTCCAAAATATGAGAAGGGCGTAAGCTGCCCACGCTGTTTCGATAGCTTGTCTGATGAAAAGAAGGCTGCGTCAAAAGAGCGCCAAAAGCAGATTGAGCTTGCAAAAAAGCGCAATGAAGAGCATTTGGCCGTTGATATGGAACATGTGCGCACAGAAGCGCAGGCGAAAAAGGCTGCCCAAAAGGAAGCTGACCGCGAGAGAGCGGAGGCTGGCGAGGGCTAA
- a CDS encoding helix-turn-helix domain-containing protein, with protein sequence MDINASTVKNARLSRSWTQQHLADACNISVRTVHRVEKFGAASPETIMELCSVLELKPDDLVILKHDAEAEQSYFSSAISSSGITLLIVVAILFGMTMGSIFTYFLLQP encoded by the coding sequence ATGGATATCAATGCATCAACTGTAAAAAATGCTCGCCTCAGTAGAAGCTGGACACAACAACATCTTGCGGATGCCTGCAATATAAGTGTGCGAACTGTTCACAGGGTAGAAAAATTTGGTGCAGCATCACCTGAAACAATCATGGAACTTTGTTCGGTTTTGGAATTAAAGCCTGATGATCTGGTTATTTTGAAGCATGATGCAGAGGCAGAACAAAGCTATTTCTCAAGCGCAATTTCTTCAAGCGGCATCACGCTGCTTATCGTTGTCGCCATATTGTTTGGGATGACTATGGGAAGTATTTTTACCTATTTTCTGCTGCAGCCATGA
- a CDS encoding U32 family peptidase, whose translation MTEHTHRSELLMPAGNLEKLKAAVLYGADAVYLGTPDMSLRTKSAFSLEEVVEGVEFAHSFGKRVYLTLNLFSHNKDITKLPQFVETVRKVKPDGLIVADPGVFMYVKQHAPELELHISTQANVCSWHSVKFWQDLGAKLVVLGREVSYEELKEIREKCPDIKLEAFVHGSMCMTYSGRCMLSNFMAERGANQGACANSCRWKYKVHMGLKDGTVKELNLTEENLELFEFFLEEDYRPGELLPIEEDQRGTYILNSKDLCIMPKLNDLLSIGVDSLKVEGRGKSPYYVGLVARAYRMAIDDWYNDPTNWRADDYMKELSTVPNRGYTLAFHDGRLTNYAHGFEETYTLADYEYAAVVHEVQEDAYILKVKNKLIAGDVLEFVSPKRRDIMLIRLYEYENAENGRVTEEVNASTTPFIRVPFSLFDQEEVSSLTNDFPAMTIIRKEKALTQEQWDRIKLDAESQKLELGRGTQQGYEEKREKLQQSLDERDSDRTFKTPRRGTEGCCGKGCNGCLMFWHDPLYEKARTLLAKKKQGQLLEKKMTDEELDEAIAS comes from the coding sequence ATGACAGAACATACGCACCGCTCAGAGCTTTTAATGCCAGCCGGCAATCTTGAAAAGCTAAAGGCAGCGGTGCTGTATGGTGCTGATGCCGTCTACCTTGGTACCCCTGATATGTCGCTCCGCACCAAATCTGCTTTCTCGCTTGAGGAAGTGGTTGAAGGTGTGGAGTTTGCCCACAGCTTTGGCAAACGCGTGTATCTCACGCTAAACTTATTTTCCCATAATAAAGACATTACCAAACTGCCGCAGTTTGTGGAAACGGTACGTAAAGTAAAACCGGATGGCCTTATTGTGGCTGATCCAGGTGTGTTTATGTATGTGAAACAACATGCGCCTGAGCTTGAACTGCATATCTCAACGCAGGCTAATGTATGTTCGTGGCATTCAGTAAAGTTCTGGCAGGATCTGGGCGCGAAGCTTGTAGTACTTGGCCGTGAGGTTTCCTACGAAGAACTGAAAGAAATCCGCGAAAAATGCCCGGATATCAAGCTAGAGGCTTTTGTCCACGGTTCTATGTGCATGACCTATTCTGGCCGCTGTATGCTTTCCAACTTTATGGCGGAACGCGGTGCAAACCAAGGGGCTTGCGCGAACAGTTGCCGCTGGAAATACAAGGTGCATATGGGCCTTAAGGACGGCACGGTTAAGGAGCTGAACCTTACGGAAGAGAACTTGGAACTGTTCGAGTTTTTCCTTGAGGAAGATTACCGCCCAGGTGAGCTGCTACCGATTGAGGAAGACCAGCGGGGCACTTATATCCTCAATTCCAAAGATCTCTGTATTATGCCGAAGCTCAACGATCTGCTTTCAATTGGGGTTGATAGCCTGAAGGTGGAAGGCCGGGGGAAAAGCCCATACTATGTTGGCCTTGTGGCGCGTGCCTACCGTATGGCGATTGATGATTGGTATAATGATCCCACAAATTGGCGTGCCGATGACTATATGAAGGAGCTTTCAACGGTTCCAAACCGCGGCTATACGCTTGCGTTCCATGATGGACGCCTTACCAACTATGCGCACGGTTTTGAGGAAACATATACACTCGCGGATTATGAGTATGCTGCTGTAGTTCATGAAGTGCAGGAAGATGCCTATATCCTTAAGGTGAAAAACAAATTGATCGCAGGGGATGTGCTTGAGTTTGTTTCACCGAAACGCCGGGATATTATGCTTATCCGCCTATATGAATATGAAAATGCGGAAAATGGCCGTGTGACAGAAGAGGTAAATGCCAGCACGACACCGTTTATCAGGGTGCCATTCAGTCTGTTCGATCAGGAAGAGGTTTCATCGCTGACGAATGATTTCCCCGCGATGACTATTATCCGCAAGGAAAAAGCCCTTACACAAGAGCAGTGGGACCGGATTAAGCTGGATGCAGAAAGCCAGAAGCTGGAGCTTGGGCGAGGCACCCAGCAAGGTTATGAGGAAAAGCGGGAGAAACTGCAGCAGTCTCTTGATGAGCGAGACAGTGACCGAACTTTTAAAACACCGCGCAGGGGTACTGAAGGGTGCTGCGGCAAGGGCTGTAATGGTTGTTTGATGTTCTGGCACGATCCGCTGTATGAGAAAGCTCGCACACTGCTTGCAAAGAAAAAGCAAGGACAACTGCTTGAGAAGAAAATGACAGATGAAGAACTGGATGAAGCTATTGCCAGTTAG